In Candidatus Korarchaeota archaeon NZ13-K, the following proteins share a genomic window:
- a CDS encoding AAA family ATPase — MSQRNKEHETLVVAEAHPKDVGRGIARLDPRIMESLGISTGDVILIEGSKVTAARAWPAHPSDYGKGIIRIDGQIRRNAGVAIDDTVRVRKAAAKPAKKVVFSPTEPIQLLGGEQYLKRILEGRPLVRGDRVTINVFGNMIDLVVTAVNPVAEAVVVEGDTEIEISEKPVTEERKVPRVTYEDIGGLKDAIQRIREMVELPLRHPELFRHLGIDPPKGVLLYGPPGTGKTLL; from the coding sequence ATGTCTCAAAGGAATAAGGAACATGAGACTCTCGTGGTAGCCGAGGCCCATCCCAAGGACGTGGGCAGGGGGATAGCGAGGCTTGATCCCAGGATCATGGAGTCCCTGGGGATAAGCACGGGAGACGTCATACTGATAGAGGGCTCCAAAGTGACGGCAGCGAGGGCCTGGCCGGCTCACCCATCCGACTACGGTAAGGGGATAATAAGGATAGATGGACAGATCAGAAGGAACGCGGGCGTGGCGATAGATGATACGGTGAGGGTGAGGAAAGCGGCAGCCAAGCCCGCCAAGAAGGTGGTGTTCTCACCCACGGAACCGATACAGCTGCTGGGAGGGGAGCAGTACCTCAAAAGGATTCTGGAGGGCAGACCTCTCGTTAGGGGGGACAGGGTGACGATAAACGTCTTCGGTAACATGATAGATCTCGTGGTGACAGCCGTTAACCCCGTGGCGGAGGCTGTGGTGGTTGAGGGCGATACAGAGATAGAGATAAGTGAGAAGCCCGTCACGGAGGAGAGGAAGGTTCCCAGGGTCACCTATGAGGACATAGGAGGACTGAAGGATGCGATACAGAGGATAAGGGAGATGGTGGAGCTCCCACTGAGGCACCCTGAGCTGTTCAGGCACCTGGGCATAGATCCACCGAAGGGAGTCCTCCTCTACGGCCCTCCCGGAACAGGGAAGACCCTGCT